The segment TCTTGACACATGTATGacagtttattattattatttggtatTTAGAGACGTTTTTATAGACGGCTATacagtttattattattattatttgatatttagaGACGTTTTTATTGACGGCAGAGCAGTAACATAAATCagttatttttgtaattctaaACTTGTAATCTGGATGATGGATAATGGGCGACggagtatttttatatcacTATCAGGTGGAAGTGAAGAGGACGGTTCCAAGGGCTGATAGGAATGATAAAATGGTATCAAGAACCTAGAGAATTTTTGTCGGAGGAATACCACCTGCGTTGACTNAGAGACGTTTTTATTGACGGCAGAGCAGTAACATAAATCagttatttttgtaattctaaACTTGTAATCTGGATGATGGATAATGGGCGACGGAATATTTTTATGTCACTATCAGGTGGAAGTGAAGAGGACAGTTCCAAGGGCTGATAGGAATGATAAAATGGTATCAAGAACCTAAAGAATTTTTGTTGGAGGAATACCACCTGCGTTGACGGAAGGTATATTATggcaatatatattttcttttctattgattcttgtttttggaattaatattaaatgaaagatGCTCTGTTTGgatatttcataaacatttcagAGGAGTTTAAGGAatacttctctttcttttgttaGAATTATCGAACACCAAATCATGATAGATTATAAAACGAAGCGGTCTAGAGGATTTGAATTTATCACTTTTGAGAGCGAAGATGCGTAGAAAACATGTAATAGCTTAAGctcatcactagtagatattgtattctttggacttttcttttcctttcggactttcctTTCGAACTTTTCCTTCCGTGAAGTTTCGATCCCTCTCAGCATGCTAACTCATTTTTAGATATCTATCAAGTAGCAAAGCCATTCAAAAAGAGAATCGATTCCTTATTAGCTGATTCTTTAGTGAGAAATAAAACGTGTCTCACTCTATTTTAATGTCTTTTTATCAGGTTAAGAGAAGTTGATCACATGAGAAGGCAGACTAAGCACATGGATTTCAAAACCTTCACACATGAATTAGTGCCAAATCCAAAACAGTTTCAACagattgaaaaggaaaagtacaaagaaatattttatttagttgcCAATTGGGTTACCAAATaaggttaaattatttgaGCTTTTTTTAGGCTCCAAGCACGGAGTTTTGCGATGGTTACACTCTCTGTTCCATTGTTGAAAGCATAGAGACCAGCTTTGTCTCCAATCGCCAACCTTGGATACACTCTTGCCGTGATGCAAGCCTTTCCTTTAGATCCAAAGCTTTCGACAATTGAGTGATCAATCTGTAAATGTTTCATAAAAATGGTCAAATTCATCGATCGAGATCTACTATAGTTAGATTTGATAGACTTTAACCCGTGTACAtgaagaataataattatgaatatcGAGACTTGAACATGATAATGCTCCATACGTATAAAAAAGAATCTCACCAGACTTCTCAACGAAACGTTTTCACGAACTGGGTCTACATCCAAGAATGCTCCATACGTTGTCTTGTCATTATTAGCGTTCAACGAAGACCTGTCcaacgaaaaaaaaacaaaattcatttaacGCACGATCGAACAATACGAAACAATTACACATCACGTTGTTCGGCATACCTGCTTTGGTCGCTACACATAAGCACAACATATTTGTCTTGTCCTTTGAATATCCTAAAGAACACCGAAGTGTACTCTTCCAAGTTGTTGGAAGCCAAAACTAGAAGCCCAAATGGACCAACTCCACCCTTGGCAGCTGCTCCCATTTGGCTACAAACCAATTGTGGGTCTTTCCATTCAGCCTTCAGCCTTTGAGCTTTGTTGAAGCTTTTCACTTTGAATGAAACATCAACATCGGCCTGtaataataagaacaatgtcaataagaaaccaaacacaaaatcaaacaaccTTAATTAACACAAAATCAGTCACTCACCTGTGCCGCTGTTACACCTTTTACTGCAACTATTGATCCTTTCTTCAATACTTTGTTtgtcaatttaattttgtccTTCCGAAGCTTTTGAATTTCCGCAATTGGCCATTGAATTAATTGCTTTCCAGATGCATCAAGCCAAACAGCCCTTGGAATTgcctacaaaaataaaataaataaataaccattTTAGTCTAATattgtttgaaattaattattttacttgttttgtttttttttttataattattttatagtcAAAGAAGTTGGGGAAAAAAATGCACCAATAAGTAGCTACATGGGTTGCATTCTCAGTTTCTCTTTTAGCGTTGATAGGAGAGAAAAGACCAAGCCGAATTGGGCCACTACTTGGAGTGTGAATGGCTCAACTccgttttattttttcattgagGCCAAACCTAAATCTTCTTAATGCTATGTCATACATGACATATAGTCTAGATGACGTGATCCAAACGTTCATTAGAGGATTCTAGATGACAGAGATAAGGTGATCTTGAGTATGTATAGAAATAAAAGCAGGTATAGAAATAAAAGCAATGTTTAAGTGAACAAATTTTATCCACcaagaagtaaataaataattattattttataattttttcaaaaatataattctatatttttaaatttaaaatttaaattatattcttttttttaatataatccttttaaaaataaaagtaatttttttttttattaaaataaggtAAAATTTGAGTCTATCTCTATTCATGTCAGccaatgaaatattttttttctttttaaaatattttttaatgctGAAATAAATGGAGTTAGATTATTTAACCattgactttgactttgacttgCTTACCTGGACGCCCGACCATCCCTTCTTGATGTCATCATCAACGCTTGAGGATTCATTCACCCAACCCCACAAAACTCTCCTCTTCTTTTGGCCGTCGAAGAATGTCTTTGAAGCGTAATACTTTCCATAATCATATCTCAATCCTGTGTAGTCTTCGATCGATCCTTTATCCGGAACATAAATATCTTTCTTCAAATCATATGTTCCGACCGTGTACTGATCATGCTTAGTATCATCCAAGCTCACCTTCAACACGTGTTTTACGTGTTGTCCACTCACACTCGTGTCAACGCCCGCATGACCATTCTTTGCCACAG is part of the Cucurbita pepo subsp. pepo cultivar mu-cu-16 chromosome LG12, ASM280686v2, whole genome shotgun sequence genome and harbors:
- the LOC111806387 gene encoding beta-fructofuranosidase, insoluble isoenzyme CWINV1-like; translation: MASSSLCFISFLCFLLAHGALKLQASHHVYTAQASRLLLHHHEQPYRTSYHFQPPKNWINDPNGPMIYKGIYHLFYQYNPKGAVWGNIVWAHSTSTDLINWKPHDYAIYPSQPSDINGCWSGSATILPGDKPAILYTGINPKNQQVQNLAVPKNLSDPYLREWVKSPKNPLMAPTPQNHINSSSFRDPTTAWLGHDGEWRVIIGSKIDARGLAIMFRSKDFVKWDQVDHPLHYADGMGMWECPDFFPVAKNGHAGVDTSVSGQHVKHVLKVSLDDTKHDQYTVGTYDLKKDIYVPDKGSIEDYTGLRYDYGKYYASKTFFDGQKKRRVLWGWVNESSSVDDDIKKGWSGVQAIPRAVWLDASGKQLIQWPIAEIQKLRKDKIKLTNKVLKKGSIVAVKGVTAAQADVDVSFKVKSFNKAQRLKAEWKDPQLVCSQMGAAAKGGVGPFGLLVLASNNLEEYTSVFFRIFKGQDKYVVLMCSDQSRSSLNANNDKTTYGAFLDVDPVRENVSLRSLIDHSIVESFGSKGKACITARVYPRLAIGDKAGLYAFNNGTESVTIAKLRAWSLKKAQII